tcaacaaatatagaaaaaaatgttcaatatttcttgagttttttttttctagcaattagagaaatgcaaactaaaactataCCGGGATTTCATCTCATGcaggtcagaatggcaattataaagaatatgaGTAACAAGAagtgtttgtgaggatgtgggggaaaagttacactcatgcATGACTGTGGGACTGCAAagtagtgcaaccactctggaaatcacgGTGGAGATTGCTCaggaaactaggaatggaaccaccacgtggatttaaaatcagcgtactatagtgatgcaggcacatcaatgttaacaccagctcaactcacaattgctcactgtggaaccaacacaggTGTCCTTCACCAGATGAATGGGTGAAAAATATGTGCTACATACACACCATGGAATATACCTGAACAAAGAGGAGTGATACACATTGCCAGTCAGTGGATGGAATGGGGGACTGTCATGCTAATGGGAGTTATTCAAACTCCTCAAACTAAAGAACCAATGCTTTCTCTAGTATGTTGATGCTATCTCACAATAAGTGGTAggtaggaaagaatagaagtacaTTGGATTTGTCAAAGGGGAATGATGAAAAGGGAGGGGCAATCTGAATatagaagacagtagaatgaaatggactttacttttctatgtgcacataaataaatgaccCCCACAAAAAATTTGTGAAATTCAAAAGATAACTCTTATTTGGTAGTGTTTGATGTCAGTTCTTGGTTTGGTGCCCTGTGTCACAGGATGACTCATGTACTCTCAAACTTTCTACATTCAAGTCCTAACTCTCAGACCTTGATACTGAGGTAACATTGGAAGGCAGAACCTTTACCAATATAGTTATGGTACATTCACACGAGTTCACATGGCTTTTTCCTAAAAAGGTGTTACTCACGTCCTTATAAGTTTTGGATTCAGACAATGCTCAGAAGGGAGACCAGAAAAGGATACAACCTCAGGTGGCTATCTGCAAGTCAAGAAGAAAGGACACAGGAGGAAGCAAATCTAAGAAACATTCATCATGGATTTCCAACCTTTTCAGCACTCAGTCTGTAGTATTCTGATCTGATAGCTGTAGCAATCCAGTACACACAGTAATGCTAAATTTGTAAAATGGAGGATGGATTTCTCCTTCCCAGGTGGAGGATATTTAGGAAATTCCTCTGttgttttggtaaattttatgtaaatataaaagttttcctaaataaccattttatattaaatacctGAATGAATCAAGGTTGGGTGGTGCATAACTGttattccagcagcttgggagactgaggcaggaggatcataagttggaggccagcctcagcaacttagtgaggccctaggcaactcagtgaggccctgtctctaaataaaaatgcaaagggcTGCGACTGGGGCTCagagattaagcacccctgggttccatactaatgccccccccccaaaaaaaaaaaacagaaaaccaaccaACTAACAACTGGAATGAACACCCTGCAGCCAAAATCTCccctcctcactttttttttgatttcaagtttcttttaatggatcaaggacctgggaataaaaccagagaccctgcatctaataaaaaaaagtaggccctaatctccaacatgtgGGATGAGGCTCCAActtagttaatgctatagtatcccttgaaaatgggatttccccttcctctactgttttctctttgctttccactgtacaaagtctaatctgggacagaaaagatccattctttatagaacATATTAGGGCACATAGAGGATTGCCTGCAGCCCtcagtttgggcaatgatttagcagataaaactacacatgacatacatattttctctacactagaaggaGCTACAAATttgctcctctgtggtgatgctcattggggaactttttttggctctgcccacacgacctagccaattggcctcaaaagcaggaggagtgggggaggtttagaggcttgtgggaagccggtggtggcagttgggctctgagagtttttcctgaggagctgtgtggtgtggtgtgtgtgttctaaaagtaAAGTTAGTTTCtgttgacaagtggctcctgaattatgcccagccagactgcagcattgaGGCTTGACAGTTCACATCGTTCACATCTCCTAGCACATTACTGGGCACAGACCTAAGCCCACTGACCTGCCCATTGGTCTCCTGGCCCTGATTTACCTGGCAATTCTGCTCATCAATGGCTTTATAGCTTCGGACATTTTTATACCTCAGGGGGAAAGGTGGGATGACGTGACGTGTAAATTGCTCATCTGCCTGTACAGGTTGATGAGGGGCTTTTCCATCtgtgccacctgcctgctgagtgtcCTCCAAGCcatcaccctcagccccaggagcTCCTGCTTGGCAAGGTTCAAACATAAATCCTCTCTTCACAAcctgtgtttttttctcttcctgtggGTCATCTACTCGTCCTTCAGTAGTCATCTCTTCATCTCATTTGCTACTACCCCCAATTGGACCTCAGACAACTTTATGTACATCAAAGAATCCTGCTCCTTCATCCCCATGACCTTCTTCCTTTGGCACAGCTTGTCCATCCTGCTGACCTTCAGGGAAGTCTCCTTTATAGGAATCATGGCCTTCTCCAATGGATACATGGTGGCTCTCCTGTGCAGGCACAAGAGGCAGTCCCAACATCTCTACAGCAGCAGCCTGTCTCCAGTGTCATCCCCAGAACTGAGGGCCACCCAGACAATCCTGCTGCTCATGAGTTGCTTCATAGTCATGTCCATCTTGGACAGCATAATATCCTATGCAAGAATCACACTGAAAGATGATCCAATATTTTACTGTATCCAGATCCTTGTGACCCATAGCTATGCTTCGTTCAGCCCTTTGGTGTTTATTTGTACTGAAAAACGTCTAATTGTTATTTTCAGATACATGTGGGAGAATACTGTAAACATTTCAGTAGGCAGTGGTGAATAAGTTCTGTTAAGGCAAGAAATTGCACTGAATCTAGAGTGATTTATCATGACAGAGTGTTTAGAGTCTTTGGTTTAAATGCAATGCAAAGTCTCGCTCCCTCTGTTAAACCATCCACTTGGACATGCAGGGATTACAATTACATCAATGAAAGCCAAACCATGTGCCTCTCTGAGATATTATGGCAATGTCATATTTCTCACTGAATCCTTAATAGGGGCCTGTGAGTTGGATGTCACTTGTCATAACTTGGGTTATTCCAAACTCTTTTTAGATACATAACAGTTCCAATGGTTTTCAAATATTGCATCATctctattatctgtatttttcctAACTACATTTGTAAACATATTCTACCACAAAATATCACATGATCCAGCACACAAACAATACACACtcaaaggcacacacacacacattttacatGCAGGGAATCAAATAGTCATTTCCACATCACTGCTCCTAAAACcatgctttaaatatttgaacttaaAAACAACTCAACACCTACAACCATAAGAATATGTAAGCAATATGCAATgaccttaaaatagaaaatattctggAACATGGGGCTGCATAGCTGACTCCTAAAGTTACTATACTCAGTGAAGCTGGTTTAGTCTCAAAAGAACAAACATTGTATAAATGTACTTAAAGATTGTGGGAGTTGGAGTGGGCAGAGTGACAGAGCAGGAACACAAGAGTGTCCCAGAGACCAAGAGAGGGGGCAGCGGGGCACTATCCCTTGGTATGTGGAGAACCTCTATTCAGTTAGGAAGTGAATGCTGTCATGAGTGGTGGTGACTGTTGTGCAATAATCTGAATAGATTCCAGGCCACTTTACTGAATGTTAAAAAGTGATCAGAATGTTTATGTTGTATACATTTTATCctcataaaagtattttaattatcaaCTCAGTTGTGgaaaacattctttctgaaactataaagtaAGGGATAAGAGTCTAAATGTGCCGCAGGGTCATTTGATGAGCTTTTAAACATCTGAGCTGATTTGTCCCAGGGATGTGAAGATTGGTTTTGAGAAGCTCACTTCTGATCTCAGCCTCTCCCAGGAGAGGTGTTCTCCATGCGGATGCTGTTACACGCCACTCTGGGACTCTCAGCCTTCCAAAGATGTTCAGCATCGCAGTGAATAGCTCCCATGTTGAGGCTTTCTGGGTGAGAGGTGCATGCAGTCAGAACACCAGGTTTAGACAGTAAGTCACATGTGAGAGTTTACCAATCATGACAGCAGTGCTGTGAAAATTATGCACTTGTCATATATtctatttaattagaaaaattagcCAAATATAAAATACTCTCAAATAGAAtgtctttataaaaaatgtaagtagtaaaggaagcaaagaatatgagactaaacattttaaaaatcagaaaaggaacatagaaaagaggagaaaggggtTCAAAGGATTACAGGACAGAACAAAGAGGCTGTTTAAGTTATCATGAATAGGTGTTAAGTTTGAATCAATTAAACTCCTCAATAAATTGATATTGGGTGGCTGAGATCACAATGACTGCAACACAATCTTAAGACTGCACATCAAGGTGTAGCTGTAAACCAGGACAAAAGGATACAAGAGACATGTAGAACATCCCACCAAGGGCAGAAAACACTACTCTGATGTGCTGAGATCAGTGTTCACAAAATGTCACACACCAGGTCACAAACAAGCCTCCTCAATCTTAAGGACACTGATATCCCGTCAAGTATATCAACAAGCACTATAGAGTAAATATAAAGACTTAAAACTGTCCATCCCAAGTTTTATGTGGAGATAAAACAACACTTTTTAACCAGTCACACAAGGAGAACTCACAAGTGGAATAagaaatttttttgagaaaaacgAAGATCAAAGTACCACCTACTAAAACTTGGGGGGTGCATCAGGAGGACGTCGCAGAGACTTGAAGCAACACATCTACATTCacaacaagattaaaaaaagagaacccTAGACACACACAACTTCAGAACACTGAGCTTGGAAAGTGGAACAAAGCAACTTTTGATGGAGGAGAGTGAACCAGTAACCCAAGacaccccacccctccaaaaaggagcccagagacacagaaataaatgatGGAGGGCTACACATTGAACAATTAGCACAAAACCATCTTGATCTTCTCCAAGTTGAAAGCATCATCCATGGTGAAGATCTGGGGTTTATCCGTGGGACACAGGTGGCTCAGTACATGCAGATCATCTATAGAGACACCCAATAGCATACAAATTCCAAGGAAGGAGAGACGTTGTCTCAGGAGttacatgttcatatatgtataaacacTAAAGATCCCACAGAATTCCTTTCTGACAGGCATTCAGCAGGACACAAAGGCAACATTCCAAGAATTCTGCTTTGTTTCAGAGAACAATCCCCACAATAAACCATTATAAAGAGCAAAACACCGAGGCATGAACTTGGCCAGGGAAAGAAAACACTTGTACCCAGAAAGTATAATGATGCCATAAATTAAAGCAAACATAAATTAGAGGAAGCATTCATCATATTCATGATGCAAAGAGTCAATATCAAAATGTCCATACCATCAGAGTTATGTACAGATGCAATCTCTATCCAAATCTCAGgagaatattttatagaaataggaaACAAGGTAGCTAAAATCTACATGCGACCCTACCAGATCCTGAATAGGTAGATCAACCCTGATAAACAACAAAGCTGATGGAACCACactcaatatttaaatatattatgaagctatagaaattaaaacagtgtgttagggctggggatggaacttggAGATgtagcatttgcctagcatgcacaggccctggggtTCATCACCAACACTGGAAAACCACACATGCatacaaaagaaatagaaaaggaagaatgaaaaaacaCATTATGGTATAGTTACATAATAGTAAACCTATAAACTAGTGGAACAGAATGGGGTGCCTTGATAAACATCCTCATACAACGTCATTAAGACATCTTTCAAAGCACTGCCATATATAGCCAATGTAGTATAAATAGTCTTGTCAACAGATATttgtatgcaaaagaaaaatgatggacCCTTTTCCTACGGCACACACAAAGATCAAGTCGAGATGTTTTGAAAGTGTAGACGTGAGACCTGAATCTGTGCCAAAAGAAAACAGTTGGAAATCTTCATgacattggaaaagaaaatgattttctggGATATCACACCCACAGTACAGGCAACAAAGTCAGCAATATGATGACATGAAACTACAATAGTTCTGTACAGGAAGGTGAACAATCAGCTGTCAACAGACAACACACAGGATCAAGATTACATTTTCAGATCATATATCAGGAAAGAGGTTGATTTTCAACGTTtggaactggggatatagctcagttggtagagtgtttgcattgtaagcacaaggccctgggttcattccccagcaccccaaaaagtTAACCTTTATTATTACCTcagaacttaataaaaataataacttcattaaaaatagCCTGAGATATGAATAGATATCTCACCCAAGCAAAAACACGTATGTAGCCAACGAGCAAAGAAAAGACACTCAACATCCATCAGTTCTCAAGGAAGTGCAAATCAGAGCCACCACAAGGTGAGGTCCTGTCACAGCAGTCAGGAGGGTGATGATGTGAAAGGAAAGGTCACCATGACTGTGGAAGGTGCCCTGTGCCTGGTTGGATGCCTGTCACGGCCCTCGAGAAATTCTGATAAACATCACCATTGTACTTGTGTTTTGTAAGCAAAGTCCAATAAAGAACAGGATCTGAGCAGAAGGGATGGATGGACACATATCTGCTGCCATTCTTTGCCACTCAGATCAAACATAGTGTCTTGGGTTCTCCTGGGCATTTCTCATGCATTTGATGCTTCCCTTCGATCCACAGGTCTAGGTTCTCATCATTTATCAATTATCCGAATCCTGGAAAACTTCTGTTTTGATTTATCTGGATCCTGGACATATTCTATTTGTGTATGCCCTGTGAATGAATACATCCAGGTTTCTGTATCTGGAAAATGTCATTTTCAACtctattcttgaaaaatatttggtcTTCATGTATAACATTTGGAGAAAaagagttgtttatttttttttacacttttaagaTATGGAGGGTATGTGGGGgtggaaagatagtagaatgaaattgacattattactgtatgtatatatgtgattgcATGGCCAATACGAttttgcaacatgtacactcagaaaaaatgagaaaaaatatatcccatttatgtaGGATAtaccaaagtgcataaatgttttctactgtcatgtgtaactacttaaaaaaaatttgatttttttaaaatatggtctcGTTGTCTTCTGGGTTCCAGGGTCTCTGAGAGCAACCTGCTTTCATTGTTATCCATGGCCTCTGATGAGCTGATTTTGGAGGGCATCATCTGCTGTTAAGACAACCTCCTGCTTTCTGGCAGTTTAAATGCAAAGTGCCattgtcatttgtgttttttgaCCATATCATAATTCAAATAGAAATACTATTGATATAAGTGACTCTGTACTCTGTGtaatttttctaagtttcaaAGACCTTAGAAGGAA
The sequence above is drawn from the Ictidomys tridecemlineatus isolate mIctTri1 unplaced genomic scaffold, mIctTri1.hap1 Scaffold_645, whole genome shotgun sequence genome and encodes:
- the LOC144374352 gene encoding vomeronasal type-1 receptor 97-like is translated as MCPGWLLVISQEEVLWPVKEEADHLQDRSRTLPPSWTACASLTDSGSGGDRGLKTPTSSARTGTPNPDTKPGCQGSIGDPSQGSFKHITGHRPKPTDLPIGLLALIYLAILLINGFIASDIFIPQGERWDDVTCKLLICLYRLMRGFSICATCLLSVLQAITLSPRSSCLARFKHKSSLHNLCFFLFLWVIYSSFSSHLFISFATTPNWTSDNFMYIKESCSFIPMTFFLWHSLSILLTFREVSFIGIMAFSNGYMVALLCRHKRQSQHLYSSSLSPVSSPELRATQTILLLMSCFIVMSILDSIISYARITLKDDPIFYCIQILVTHSYASFSPLVFICTEKRLIVIFRYMWENTVNISVGSGE